The Rhodococcus triatomae genome includes a window with the following:
- the glp gene encoding molybdotransferase-like divisome protein Glp gives MRSVEEQQAIVTAAAVAPRPVRVAISEAQGLLCAEEVVTERPLPGFDQAAIDGYAVRSVDVADAGSDVPNEDGALPVVTLPVVGEVGAGSRQPIRLQPRQAVRVDTGAPMPTLADAVLPLDRTDGGGARVTVLRPVRSGDYVRRAGDDVQPGDVAVRAGTIIGAAQVGLLAAVGRDKVLVHPRPRLSVISLGGELVDVDRTPGPGQVYDVNSYALAAAARDAGADVNRVGIADGDPRRLREVVEGQLIRSEIVVIAGAVGGGAGEEVCEALAELGTLEIERVAMHPGSVQGFGQLGRDEVPTFLLPSNPVGALVVFEVMVRPLIRIALGRRQPMRRVVTARTVAPITSIERRKGFLRGQLMRDESTGEYLVQALGGAPGASSHLLASLAEANCLVVIDPDVTDVRTGDEVDVAFLAQRG, from the coding sequence ATGCGGTCGGTCGAGGAGCAGCAGGCGATCGTGACGGCTGCTGCGGTGGCGCCGCGTCCCGTCCGGGTCGCGATCTCCGAGGCGCAGGGATTGCTGTGCGCCGAAGAGGTGGTGACGGAGCGTCCGCTCCCGGGATTCGACCAGGCGGCCATCGACGGGTACGCGGTCCGCAGCGTCGACGTCGCCGACGCCGGTAGCGACGTCCCGAACGAGGACGGAGCGCTGCCCGTGGTGACGTTGCCGGTCGTCGGCGAGGTCGGTGCCGGTTCCCGCCAGCCGATCCGGTTGCAGCCGCGGCAGGCGGTGCGCGTCGACACCGGCGCCCCCATGCCCACGCTCGCCGATGCCGTCCTGCCGCTCGACCGCACCGACGGTGGCGGTGCGCGGGTCACGGTGCTGCGGCCGGTGCGCTCCGGCGACTACGTCCGTCGAGCCGGCGACGACGTCCAGCCCGGCGACGTCGCCGTGCGGGCGGGCACCATCATCGGTGCCGCGCAGGTCGGTCTGCTCGCCGCCGTCGGTAGGGACAAGGTGCTCGTGCACCCTCGGCCCCGGTTGTCCGTGATCTCGCTCGGGGGCGAACTCGTCGACGTCGACCGCACTCCCGGGCCGGGGCAGGTCTACGACGTCAACTCGTACGCGCTGGCGGCCGCTGCCCGGGATGCGGGCGCCGACGTCAATCGGGTCGGCATCGCCGACGGCGACCCGCGCCGCCTCCGTGAGGTCGTCGAGGGGCAGTTGATCCGTTCGGAGATCGTCGTCATCGCGGGCGCTGTCGGCGGGGGAGCGGGCGAGGAGGTCTGTGAGGCGCTCGCCGAACTCGGCACGCTCGAGATCGAGCGGGTCGCCATGCACCCCGGCTCGGTCCAGGGCTTCGGCCAGCTGGGTCGCGACGAGGTGCCCACCTTCCTGCTGCCCTCCAACCCCGTCGGTGCCCTGGTCGTGTTCGAGGTGATGGTGCGGCCACTGATCCGGATCGCGCTGGGTCGGCGGCAGCCGATGCGCCGCGTGGTCACCGCCCGCACGGTCGCCCCCATCACATCGATCGAACGGCGCAAGGGGTTCCTGCGCGGGCAGCTGATGCGGGACGAGTCGACGGGCGAGTATCTGGTGCAGGCGCTGGGTGGCGCGCCCGGTGCCTCGTCGCATCTGCTCGCGTCGTTGGCGGAGGCGAACTGCCTGGTCGTCATCGACCCGGACGTCACGGACGTGCGGACCGGCGACGAGGTGGACGTCGCGTTCCTGGCGCAGCGCGGCTGA
- a CDS encoding UTP--glucose-1-phosphate uridylyltransferase, translated as MTDASSHIDKPFRTAIVPAAGMGTRFLPATKTVPKELLPVVDTPGIELVAGEAADSGANRLIIVTSPGKDGVVAHFVEDLVLESKLEASGKHHLLEKVRKAPGLLQVESVVQVEPLGLGHAVGCVESALDDDEEAVAVLLPDDLVMPQGVLETMARVRAKRGGSVLCAIDVPKDQVSAYGVFEVEKVPDAVNPDVLKVTGMVEKPAMEDAPSTYAAAGRYLLDRAIFDALRRIGRGAGGELQLTDAIALLIEEGHPVHVVVHRGTRHDLGNPGGYLRAAVDFALSSDEYGPSLRDWLAERLKQTDS; from the coding sequence ATGACGGACGCTTCCTCGCACATCGACAAGCCCTTTCGCACGGCAATCGTGCCTGCTGCGGGCATGGGGACGCGCTTCCTCCCTGCCACGAAGACGGTGCCCAAGGAACTGCTGCCCGTCGTCGACACCCCGGGTATCGAACTGGTCGCGGGGGAGGCCGCCGATTCCGGCGCGAACCGCCTGATCATCGTCACCTCGCCGGGCAAGGACGGTGTCGTCGCGCACTTCGTCGAGGACCTGGTGCTCGAGAGCAAGCTCGAAGCGAGTGGCAAGCACCATCTGTTGGAGAAGGTGCGCAAGGCGCCCGGGTTGCTGCAGGTCGAGTCGGTGGTACAGGTCGAGCCGCTCGGCCTCGGCCACGCCGTCGGCTGCGTGGAATCCGCGCTCGACGACGACGAGGAGGCCGTCGCCGTCTTGCTCCCCGACGATCTGGTGATGCCCCAGGGCGTCCTCGAGACCATGGCCCGGGTCCGGGCCAAGCGCGGCGGCAGTGTGCTCTGCGCCATCGACGTACCCAAGGACCAGGTCAGTGCGTACGGCGTGTTCGAGGTGGAGAAGGTCCCCGACGCGGTCAACCCGGACGTCCTCAAGGTCACCGGCATGGTGGAGAAGCCGGCCATGGAAGATGCGCCGTCGACCTATGCCGCCGCGGGCCGCTACCTGCTCGACCGGGCGATCTTCGACGCGCTGCGCCGGATCGGCCGTGGAGCCGGCGGCGAACTCCAACTCACCGATGCCATCGCCCTGCTCATCGAGGAGGGCCACCCGGTGCACGTGGTCGTGCACCGGGGCACGAGACACGATCTCGGAAATCCCGGCGGGTACCTGCGTGCTGCGGTTGACTTTGCCTTGAGCAGCGACGAGTACGGCCCCTCGCTGAGGGACTGGCTGGCCGAACGCTTGAAGCAGACGGATTCCTGA
- a CDS encoding 5-formyltetrahydrofolate cyclo-ligase, whose translation MERPPDVSAKADVSAKADVSAKADVSAKARWRERALSSRRALDARRRDAENRALVDFVTGRWPGGGTVCAYVPLPSEPGSPALLAALRAGGSRVLVPVTGDPGPLSWAEYTGPDSLVAGQYGIPRPTGPVLAPDEIRSAEVVLVPALGVDRRGVRLGRGAGFYDRTLPIASAGTRLIAVVRDEELVEALPEEAHDVRMHEALTPARGFVTLGGAGTGTRRGDAREQE comes from the coding sequence ATGGAACGGCCCCCAGATGTGTCCGCGAAAGCAGATGTGTCCGCGAAAGCAGATGTGTCCGCGAAAGCAGATGTGTCCGCGAAAGCCCGGTGGCGTGAGCGCGCCCTCAGCTCGCGGCGGGCACTCGACGCCCGGCGACGGGACGCGGAGAATCGGGCGCTCGTCGACTTCGTCACAGGGAGATGGCCGGGGGGCGGCACCGTGTGCGCGTACGTTCCGCTGCCGAGCGAGCCGGGTTCTCCCGCCCTCCTGGCCGCGCTCCGCGCCGGGGGCTCCCGCGTGTTGGTGCCCGTGACGGGTGATCCCGGGCCGCTGTCCTGGGCCGAGTACACCGGTCCGGACTCGCTCGTCGCCGGGCAGTACGGGATCCCCCGGCCGACCGGTCCGGTTCTCGCACCCGACGAGATCCGTTCTGCAGAAGTGGTCCTCGTGCCCGCGCTCGGAGTCGACCGACGGGGAGTACGGCTCGGCCGTGGCGCCGGCTTCTACGATCGCACTCTGCCGATCGCCTCTGCCGGGACCCGGCTGATCGCCGTGGTGCGAGACGAGGAACTGGTCGAGGCGCTGCCGGAAGAGGCCCACGACGTGCGGATGCACGAGGCACTGACGCCCGCTCGGGGGTTCGTCACCCTCGGTGGGGCGGGCACCGGGACGCGGAGGGGCGACGCACGGGAACAGGAATAA